The Misgurnus anguillicaudatus chromosome 21, ASM2758022v2, whole genome shotgun sequence genome includes a window with the following:
- the LOC129437229 gene encoding phosphofurin acidic cluster sorting protein 1 isoform X2, which yields MSERGGLPRTGGVPSPQPSKPVAITSNRPVHMNLYATWEVDRSSPSCVPRLFNLTLKKLVMLKELDKDLTSVVIAVKLQGSKRILRSNEILLPSTGQTETDLQLTFSLQYPHFLKRDANKLQIMLQRRKRYKNRTILGYKTLALGLINMAEVMQHPTEGAQVLGLHSQLKDVSVPVAEIRVYSLSSQPIDHEGPKAKMNDRSPDIDNYSEEEEESYSSEQEGSDDPVHHYLDDEEDEVRKKKPRRKLTSNASITRQPNIKQKFVALLRRFKVSDEVGFGLEHVSREQIQEVEEDLDELYDSLEMYNPSDSGPEMEETDSILSTPKPKLRPFFEGMSQSSSQTEIGSLNSKGSLNRDAFSPGEQPTTDKLKHSRSRNLEEPLSETDTLELNDQELFTDVGPCITVSVAEKPRTPLKTSKNEVQSIPSPRLDGGQTPRKRSTPQKDRQLSKPLSERTNSSDSERSPELAHSTQVLRKAVYDQLNQILLSDTALPESLIVINGTDWQGQYVADQLQVQKHPVVCTCSGAEIQAVLSALLTRIQKFCNCNSSMPRPVKVAVVGGQSYLGSVLQFFVTQLANKTSDWLNHIRFLVIPLGSHPVAKHLGALDNRYSAAFLDGGWRDLFNRSEPPQTDLVDVASRIAQYISGAVLTHQLPIAEAMLTCKHKTRDEDSYQKFIPFIGVVKVGLIEPGQSSAGDMEEGVAVSLAVPSTSPPTHGSPASLKETATPPSSPSIGGGLVVQGSPSMSHGVDAIGLQVDYWLASLADKRREGERRDTGCKNTLKSAFWSLQVTRLPGGGATEPQAPVNTMAMTVVTKEKNKKVPTIFLGKKPKEREMDSKSQVIEGISRLICSAKQQPTILKVTIDGGEWNDVKFFQLAAQWPTHVKYLPVGLFGYSKPPS from the exons GCTCTTTAACCTGACGCTGAAGAAGCTAGTCATGCTGAAAGAGCTGGACAAAGATTTGACCTCCGTGGTCATCGCCGTTAAACTCCAG GGCTCAAAGCGAATCCTTCGTTCCAATGAGATCCTGTTGCCATCAACTGGCCAGACAGAAACAGACCTGCAGCTCACTTTCTCATTACAA TATCCTCACTTCCTGAAACGAGACGCCAACAAACTTCAGATTATGCTGCAGAGGAGGAAGAGATACAAAAACCGAACAATCCTTGGCTACAAGACTCTCGCCCTCGGCCTCATCAACATGGCAGAG GTGATGCAGCACCCGACCGAGGGTGCACAGGTTCTGGGTTTGCACAGTCAGCTGAAGGATGTGTCAGTCCCTGTCGCTGAGATCAGAGTTTATTCTCTCTCCAGTCAGCCCATCGACCACGAGGGGCCAAAAGCCAAGATGAATG ATCGTTCACCAGACATTGATAACTACtcagaggaagaggaggagagcTACTCGTCTGAGCAAGAGGGCAGTGATGACCCCGTTCACCAT TATCTAGATGATGAAGAGGATGAAGTTAGGAAGAAGAAACCCAGACGCAAACTCACTTCTAACGCATCCATCACTAGa CAACCTAACATCAAGCAGAAGTTTGTGGCCCTCCTGAGGAGGTTTAAGGTGTCAGATGAG GTGGGGTTCGGGTTAGAGCATGTGTCCCGCGAGCAGATCCAAGAAGTGGAAGAGGATCTGGACGAACTATACGACAGTTTAGAAATGTACAACCCAAGCGACAGCGGCCCTGAAATGGAAGAGACGGACAGCATCCTCAGCACTCCAAAACCCAAACTCAG ACCTTTCTTCGAGGGAATGTCTCAGTCAAGCTCTCAGACAGAAATCGGCAGTTTGAACAGTAAAGGGAGCCTGAACAGAGACGCCTTCAGCCCT GGTGAGCAGCCAACTACAGATAAACTCAAACACTCCCGCAGTCGCAACCTGGAGGAGCCACTGTCGGAGACAGACACTCTG gagcTCAATGATCAAGAGCTGTTTACCGATGTCGGCCCCTGCATAACAGTGTCTGTGGCTGAGAAACCTCGCACACCTTTAAAAACCAGCAAGAATGAGGTGCAGTCCATACCGTCACCCAG gCTGGATGGAGGACAAACACCCCGGAAGCGCAGCACTCCTCAGAAGGACCGCCAGCTTTCTAAACCACTGAGTGAACGAACAAACAGCTCAGACAGTGAGAGATCACCTGAGCTCGCCCACAGCACACAG GTCCTCAGGAAGGCTGTGTACGATCAGTTGAATCAGATTCTGTTATCTGATACTGCTCTTCCTGAAAGTCTCATTGTGATCAATGGTACCGATTGGCAAGGACAG tATGTTGCAGATCAGTTGCAGGTTCAAAAGCATCCTGTGGTGTGCACGTGTTCTGGTGCAGAGATCCAGGCGGTTCTGTCTGCTCTACTTACACGGATACAAAAATT TTGCAACTGTAACTCCTCCATGCCGCGGCCAGTGAAGGTGGCGGTGGTTGGGGGTCAGAGTTATCTGGGCTCTGTTCTGCAGTTCTTCGTCACTCAGTTGGCCAATAAGACATCTGATTGGCTCAATCACATCCGCTTCCTGGTTATTCCTTTGG GTTCTCATCCTGTTGCTAAGCACCTGGGTGCCCTTGACAACCGCTATAGTGCAGCATTTTTGGATGGAGGATGGAGAGACCTGTTCAACCGATCAGAACCGCCACAGACag ATTTGGTGGATGTAGCATCTCGTATTGCTCAGTACATCAGTGGTGCAGTTCTCACTCACCAGCTGCCCATCGCTGAGGCCATGCTCACCTGCAAGCACAAGAC AAGGGATGAAGATTCCTATCAGAAATTTATCCCTTTTATTGGG GTGGTGAAAGTGGGATTGATTGAGCCCGGTCAGTCGTCTGCAG GTGACATGGAGGAGGGTGTAGCTGTGAGCCTGGCTGTCCCCTCCACTTCTCCACCCACCCATGGTTCACCTGCCAGTCTGAAAGAGACAGCCACGCCCCCTTCTTCTCCATCAATAGGTGGTGGTTTGGTTGTACAGGG GAGTCCTAGTATGTCACACGGGGTAGATGCCATTGGACTGCAGGTGGATTACTGGCTGGCGTCTCTGGCTGACAAGCGTCGAGAAGGAGAGAGGAGAGACACAGGTTGTAAGAACACTCTGAAGAGCGCCTTCTGGTCCCTGCAGGTCACCCGATTGCCAGGAGGGGGCGCCACCGAGCCTCAAGCGCCTGTCAACACTATGGCCATGACAGTGGTCAccaaagagaaaaacaaaaaag TTCCTACTATTTTCCTGGGGAAGAAACCTAAAGAGCGGGAGATGGACTCTAAGAGTCAAGTCATTGAGGGCATCAGCAGGCTCATTTGTTCAGCTAAACAGCAGCCGACCATACTAAAAG TTACTATAGATGGAGGCGAGTGGAATGACGTAAAATTCTTCCAGTTGGCAGCTCAGTGGCCGACTCACGTCAAGTATCTCCCCGTTGGATTGTTTGGCTACAGCAAACCACCCTCTTAG
- the LOC129437229 gene encoding phosphofurin acidic cluster sorting protein 1 isoform X1, with the protein MSERGGLPRTGGVPSPQPSKPVAITSNRPVHMNLYATWEVDRSSPSCVPRLFNLTLKKLVMLKELDKDLTSVVIAVKLQGSKRILRSNEILLPSTGQTETDLQLTFSLQYPHFLKRDANKLQIMLQRRKRYKNRTILGYKTLALGLINMAEVMQHPTEGAQVLGLHSQLKDVSVPVAEIRVYSLSSQPIDHEGPKAKMNDRSPDIDNYSEEEEESYSSEQEGSDDPVHHYLDDEEDEVRKKKPRRKLTSNASITRQPNIKQKFVALLRRFKVSDEVGFGLEHVSREQIQEVEEDLDELYDSLEMYNPSDSGPEMEETDSILSTPKPKLRPFFEGMSQSSSQTEIGSLNSKGSLNRDAFSPQGEQPTTDKLKHSRSRNLEEPLSETDTLELNDQELFTDVGPCITVSVAEKPRTPLKTSKNEVQSIPSPRLDGGQTPRKRSTPQKDRQLSKPLSERTNSSDSERSPELAHSTQVLRKAVYDQLNQILLSDTALPESLIVINGTDWQGQYVADQLQVQKHPVVCTCSGAEIQAVLSALLTRIQKFCNCNSSMPRPVKVAVVGGQSYLGSVLQFFVTQLANKTSDWLNHIRFLVIPLGSHPVAKHLGALDNRYSAAFLDGGWRDLFNRSEPPQTDLVDVASRIAQYISGAVLTHQLPIAEAMLTCKHKTRDEDSYQKFIPFIGVVKVGLIEPGQSSAGDMEEGVAVSLAVPSTSPPTHGSPASLKETATPPSSPSIGGGLVVQGSPSMSHGVDAIGLQVDYWLASLADKRREGERRDTGCKNTLKSAFWSLQVTRLPGGGATEPQAPVNTMAMTVVTKEKNKKVPTIFLGKKPKEREMDSKSQVIEGISRLICSAKQQPTILKVTIDGGEWNDVKFFQLAAQWPTHVKYLPVGLFGYSKPPS; encoded by the exons GCTCTTTAACCTGACGCTGAAGAAGCTAGTCATGCTGAAAGAGCTGGACAAAGATTTGACCTCCGTGGTCATCGCCGTTAAACTCCAG GGCTCAAAGCGAATCCTTCGTTCCAATGAGATCCTGTTGCCATCAACTGGCCAGACAGAAACAGACCTGCAGCTCACTTTCTCATTACAA TATCCTCACTTCCTGAAACGAGACGCCAACAAACTTCAGATTATGCTGCAGAGGAGGAAGAGATACAAAAACCGAACAATCCTTGGCTACAAGACTCTCGCCCTCGGCCTCATCAACATGGCAGAG GTGATGCAGCACCCGACCGAGGGTGCACAGGTTCTGGGTTTGCACAGTCAGCTGAAGGATGTGTCAGTCCCTGTCGCTGAGATCAGAGTTTATTCTCTCTCCAGTCAGCCCATCGACCACGAGGGGCCAAAAGCCAAGATGAATG ATCGTTCACCAGACATTGATAACTACtcagaggaagaggaggagagcTACTCGTCTGAGCAAGAGGGCAGTGATGACCCCGTTCACCAT TATCTAGATGATGAAGAGGATGAAGTTAGGAAGAAGAAACCCAGACGCAAACTCACTTCTAACGCATCCATCACTAGa CAACCTAACATCAAGCAGAAGTTTGTGGCCCTCCTGAGGAGGTTTAAGGTGTCAGATGAG GTGGGGTTCGGGTTAGAGCATGTGTCCCGCGAGCAGATCCAAGAAGTGGAAGAGGATCTGGACGAACTATACGACAGTTTAGAAATGTACAACCCAAGCGACAGCGGCCCTGAAATGGAAGAGACGGACAGCATCCTCAGCACTCCAAAACCCAAACTCAG ACCTTTCTTCGAGGGAATGTCTCAGTCAAGCTCTCAGACAGAAATCGGCAGTTTGAACAGTAAAGGGAGCCTGAACAGAGACGCCTTCAGCCCT CAGGGTGAGCAGCCAACTACAGATAAACTCAAACACTCCCGCAGTCGCAACCTGGAGGAGCCACTGTCGGAGACAGACACTCTG gagcTCAATGATCAAGAGCTGTTTACCGATGTCGGCCCCTGCATAACAGTGTCTGTGGCTGAGAAACCTCGCACACCTTTAAAAACCAGCAAGAATGAGGTGCAGTCCATACCGTCACCCAG gCTGGATGGAGGACAAACACCCCGGAAGCGCAGCACTCCTCAGAAGGACCGCCAGCTTTCTAAACCACTGAGTGAACGAACAAACAGCTCAGACAGTGAGAGATCACCTGAGCTCGCCCACAGCACACAG GTCCTCAGGAAGGCTGTGTACGATCAGTTGAATCAGATTCTGTTATCTGATACTGCTCTTCCTGAAAGTCTCATTGTGATCAATGGTACCGATTGGCAAGGACAG tATGTTGCAGATCAGTTGCAGGTTCAAAAGCATCCTGTGGTGTGCACGTGTTCTGGTGCAGAGATCCAGGCGGTTCTGTCTGCTCTACTTACACGGATACAAAAATT TTGCAACTGTAACTCCTCCATGCCGCGGCCAGTGAAGGTGGCGGTGGTTGGGGGTCAGAGTTATCTGGGCTCTGTTCTGCAGTTCTTCGTCACTCAGTTGGCCAATAAGACATCTGATTGGCTCAATCACATCCGCTTCCTGGTTATTCCTTTGG GTTCTCATCCTGTTGCTAAGCACCTGGGTGCCCTTGACAACCGCTATAGTGCAGCATTTTTGGATGGAGGATGGAGAGACCTGTTCAACCGATCAGAACCGCCACAGACag ATTTGGTGGATGTAGCATCTCGTATTGCTCAGTACATCAGTGGTGCAGTTCTCACTCACCAGCTGCCCATCGCTGAGGCCATGCTCACCTGCAAGCACAAGAC AAGGGATGAAGATTCCTATCAGAAATTTATCCCTTTTATTGGG GTGGTGAAAGTGGGATTGATTGAGCCCGGTCAGTCGTCTGCAG GTGACATGGAGGAGGGTGTAGCTGTGAGCCTGGCTGTCCCCTCCACTTCTCCACCCACCCATGGTTCACCTGCCAGTCTGAAAGAGACAGCCACGCCCCCTTCTTCTCCATCAATAGGTGGTGGTTTGGTTGTACAGGG GAGTCCTAGTATGTCACACGGGGTAGATGCCATTGGACTGCAGGTGGATTACTGGCTGGCGTCTCTGGCTGACAAGCGTCGAGAAGGAGAGAGGAGAGACACAGGTTGTAAGAACACTCTGAAGAGCGCCTTCTGGTCCCTGCAGGTCACCCGATTGCCAGGAGGGGGCGCCACCGAGCCTCAAGCGCCTGTCAACACTATGGCCATGACAGTGGTCAccaaagagaaaaacaaaaaag TTCCTACTATTTTCCTGGGGAAGAAACCTAAAGAGCGGGAGATGGACTCTAAGAGTCAAGTCATTGAGGGCATCAGCAGGCTCATTTGTTCAGCTAAACAGCAGCCGACCATACTAAAAG TTACTATAGATGGAGGCGAGTGGAATGACGTAAAATTCTTCCAGTTGGCAGCTCAGTGGCCGACTCACGTCAAGTATCTCCCCGTTGGATTGTTTGGCTACAGCAAACCACCCTCTTAG